One genomic segment of Effusibacillus pohliae DSM 22757 includes these proteins:
- a CDS encoding phosphotriesterase family protein produces MTRMVNTVTGPVSVDHLGKTLIHEHFVFGYPGFQGDTTLAPYDREAALQVGIHVAERLKAHGVKTVVDPTPNECGRDPELLREISERTGIQIICATGYYYEGESATAYFKFRAALGDAETEIYEMFMREITEGIGRSGIKPGIIKLASSKDRITDYERMFFRAAARAQKETGITIVTHTQEGTMGPEQAELLVSLGADPDRIVIGHMCGNTDVSYHLRTLKHGVNIAFDRFGIQGMVGAPMDEERVTVLLGLLGKGYGDKIMLAHDTVNFWLGRPLVLPEPVQQLMANWHPTHLFENILPALRQAGISEELIDTLFVENPKRLFGGKIAAQEQSA; encoded by the coding sequence ATGACCAGAATGGTGAATACGGTGACGGGACCTGTTTCGGTCGATCATCTGGGGAAGACGCTGATTCATGAACATTTTGTGTTCGGATACCCCGGTTTTCAAGGAGACACCACGCTGGCGCCGTATGACCGGGAAGCTGCATTGCAGGTCGGAATCCATGTAGCAGAGCGGCTGAAAGCGCATGGGGTAAAAACGGTCGTCGACCCGACCCCCAACGAGTGCGGCCGCGACCCGGAGCTGTTGCGGGAAATTTCGGAGCGCACCGGCATCCAGATCATCTGCGCAACCGGTTACTACTACGAAGGGGAATCCGCGACCGCCTATTTCAAATTCCGGGCCGCCTTGGGTGACGCCGAAACGGAAATCTATGAAATGTTCATGAGAGAGATCACCGAGGGAATCGGACGGTCGGGAATCAAACCGGGGATCATCAAGCTGGCGTCCAGCAAAGACCGGATCACCGATTACGAGCGGATGTTCTTCCGAGCGGCCGCGAGAGCGCAAAAAGAGACGGGCATTACGATCGTGACCCACACCCAGGAGGGCACGATGGGGCCGGAACAGGCCGAACTGCTCGTGTCGTTGGGGGCGGACCCGGACCGCATCGTGATCGGCCACATGTGCGGGAACACGGATGTTTCCTATCATCTGCGGACGTTAAAACACGGTGTCAATATCGCGTTTGACCGGTTCGGAATCCAGGGAATGGTCGGGGCACCGATGGACGAAGAGCGGGTGACCGTTTTGCTGGGGCTGCTCGGAAAAGGGTACGGCGACAAAATCATGCTGGCGCACGACACGGTCAACTTCTGGCTGGGAAGACCGCTGGTTCTGCCGGAGCCGGTGCAGCAGTTGATGGCCAATTGGCATCCGACTCATTTGTTTGAAAACATTCTCCCCGCGCTGAGGCAGGCGGGAATCTCCGAAGAACTGATCGATACGCTGTTTGTGGAAAATCCGAAGCGACTGTTTGGCGGGAAAATTGCTGCGCAGGAGCAGTCTGCTTGA